The window ACGGCCTCGTCCTCGACGGCGGCGTCGGGGATGTCGGTCACGTCGGCCATGAGCATGTTCATGCACACCCGCCCCAGCACTGGCGCCCGCTTTCCCTTGACCAGGACCTGGGCCTGTCCGGAGAGCCGCCGGTCGTAGCCGTCGTAGTAGCCCACGGGAAGCACCGCCATCCGGATGGGGTGGGTGGCGCGGAAAGAGCAGCCGTAACCCACGTGGCTGTCCGCGGGGATGCGCTTGATCTGTGCGATCCGGGTTTTCCACGAGAGGACGGGCTCCAGCCGGGGCGGGTCCTGGTGAAGCAGGATGGTGGACAGGTAGGTCTCCTTCGACGGCCACAGACCGTAGGAGGAGATCCCCACCCGGGCCATGTCGAAGTGGGTTTCCTTCAAGAGGATCGCGGCGGCCGAACACGCGGCGTGGACCGGCGGGCGCCGTCCCAGGACGCTCTCGACGCGACCGATCATCCGGTTGAAGTTGACGAGCTGGAATCGGGCGAAGGCGTGGTCGGTGGTGTCCTCGATGTTGGCGAAGTGCATGCTGACGCCGGCCATCGACAGCCCGTCGAGGTTTCGGATCAGCAGGAGGATGTCCTGGAGATCCTCCTCCATTACCCCCTGGCGGTTCACCCCGGTCTCGAGCTTGAGGTGGAAGGGGGCTTTGCGGCCCGCGCCCTTCGCCGCCTCGTGAAGCCGGATCAGGGATGCGGCGTTGTAGAGCACGGGCTCGAGGCCGGCCTCGAAGGCGTCGCCGAGCCTGGCCAGGGGGATGTAGCCCAGCACCACCACGGGCAGGTCGAGGCCCAGCTCACGGACGCGCAGCCCCTCCTCGAGGTTGTTGACCCCGAGCACGTCGGCGCCGCCCCGTGCGGCCAGGGGGGCGACGAGGTCCAGCCCGTGGCCGTAGGCGTCGGCCTTCACCACCGCCATCAGGCGGCTCCTCCCCCCGAGGATTTTCCGGAAGACCTTGAGGTTGCTGCAGTAGGCCGCGGGGTCGATCTCGACCCACTGCGTGAGGGTTGACCGCATGTCGCCTCTGTCAGATGAACTGCTGGTGAGGCTTTTCCATGGCCGCCAGGACGCTCTGGATGGCCCCCTTCACGGTGGGGTTGGTCGTCTGGGCCTGGATGTCGTTGAGGTACTCCTTGAGCAGGTTCGACCGGGTGGAGGCGAACATCCCGAGCAACTGCTGGAAGGTCTTCATCTGGGTGCTGGGTCCGCCGATCTTGACCAGCTTGGGCCGCCCGACGTGCTTGCTTTCCTCGAGCGCGTTCTGGGCGATCAGCCCGATGGCGTCGGGGAACGGGGCGAAATCGAAGGTCCCGATGCCTTCCACCAGCGAGTCCTTGAACTTGTCGAGGTCCTGCGCCGTGCATTTCGGGTCGATGTCGATGACCTGGCCGGGGTTTTCCGCGGTCAGGATCTGGATGAACAGCTGGGTGCCGCCCTGGGGGTCATAGAAGAGATAGTCCGCCGCGGCTTCCTTGACGATCCCGGGGTAGGTGGTGGGGGTGAGGTAGATCTTGTACATCTCGAGGATTTCGGCGACCGAAACGTCCGCGGGGCGCTCCACCTTGGTGGTCAGGAGCAGGAGGTTCCGGATGAAGAACCACTTGGAGTAGGTCTGGCTGCGCAGTTCCCGGAGGATCGTGTGGAAGACCTCCGGTTCGAAGACCGTGATGTACTGCATCAGGAGCTTCCGCTGCTGGGGGTCCTCCTCCTGGACCAGCCGCCCGAGGAGGGTCTGGGGGCGCGTCTCGAAGATGTTGGCGAACAGGGGCTTGAGCTGCCGCTTCTTCTCGGGGTTCTGGAGGTAGTCGTCGATGATGGCCTGGTTGAACTCCTTGAGGGTCAGGACGGCCGCGAGGTCCCGCTCCAGGAACTGGTCCTTCCGCTGGTCCACGATTTCGGCCACGAAGCCGAGGAGGAGGTTGGCGGACTCGATCTCCTCGCGGTTGAAGAGTTCTTTGCCGGTGTTGATCATGGCGATGAGCCGCTCCTTGAGGACCGTCTCGCTGATGATGTTCTGGAAGGTGTCCCGGATTCCGTTGATCCGGGGGGCGATCTTGTCGCACCGCTGCCGGGGGGTGAGGGCCGTGTCCGCCGCGTGGTCGGTGATGGCCGACATCTGGATCTGGAACCGTTCCCCCGTGATCTGGATGTACTCGCTCTCGGTGACCTTGTTCTCGCCGTCGACGGAGAACTGGACCTCGTACTCGGGCATCCGCTTCTTGGACTCGGCCTCGATGGACTGCTGGAACTGCCGCTTGACGTTGGGGAGATCGGTCTTGAAGGCGTCCCGCTCGTCCACGGGGCACAGGGCGTAGAGTTCGCTGATGAAGGGCTTGACGAACTGGTTCAGGTCGAAGTTCGGGAGCGAGCAGAAGGAGTTCGCCTGGTAGATTCGCAGCAGGGCCTTGCAGAAGGACTCGTAGATGGGGGTCCCCGTGGTGTTGGCGACGGCCTGGGCCCAGCGGTGGGAGATCTTGGCGATCTGCCCCGGGGTGAAGAGCTGTCTGCCCTCGGTCCGGAGGACGATCTGCAGGACGTCCTGGACGTCCAGGGCGGTCACCTCGTCCGCCAGGTACTTGATGAAATAGTTCACGATCTGGGCGGGGGTCAGTTGCTGAAATTGTTCACTCATTCATTTTCATCCTTGACGCCGGAGTCCCGTTTATTGTATCAAATGGGGCGTGATGATGCAATTGACTTTACTTGGACGACTGAAAAAGCTTGTCCGAGTCTGAAACCCGGGACGCCCCATGCCTTTTTGCACCATAGATTCCGCGATCGAGGACATCCGCGCCGGGCGGATGGTCATTGTCGTGGACGACGAGGACCGGGAGAACGAGGGCGACTTCACTCTCGCTGCCGAGCGGGCGACCCCCGAGGCCGTCAACTTCATGGTGACCCACGGGCGCGGGCTGGTCTGCCTGGCCCTGACCCCGGAGCGCCTGGAAGCCCTCCAGGTGCCCCTCATGGTTTCAGAGAACACCTCCGCCTTCGGCACGGCCTTCACC of the Acidobacteriota bacterium genome contains:
- the alr gene encoding alanine racemase — its product is MRSTLTQWVEIDPAAYCSNLKVFRKILGGRSRLMAVVKADAYGHGLDLVAPLAARGGADVLGVNNLEEGLRVRELGLDLPVVVLGYIPLARLGDAFEAGLEPVLYNAASLIRLHEAAKGAGRKAPFHLKLETGVNRQGVMEEDLQDILLLIRNLDGLSMAGVSMHFANIEDTTDHAFARFQLVNFNRMIGRVESVLGRRPPVHAACSAAAILLKETHFDMARVGISSYGLWPSKETYLSTILLHQDPPRLEPVLSWKTRIAQIKRIPADSHVGYGCSFRATHPIRMAVLPVGYYDGYDRRLSGQAQVLVKGKRAPVLGRVCMNMLMADVTDIPDAAVEDEAVLIGAQGKERITADELAAACHTINYEIVARIGAHVPRVVRDA